The nucleotide window CGCCCCGCAAGCCGACGGGGCGCCGCCGCTCCCGGGCTGCGGTGCGGCGCCCGTTCCCGGCGCGCGGAGCGACCCGGCCGTGTTTAGCGTGGCAAGGGTGAGTCCCCAGACCCTGCGTCCTCCCGAGGCCCCGCCCGAGCGGGCGGTCGCCCGGCACGGTTGGGCCCAGGCGCTGGTCACGGTCCTCGCCGGGCTGATCGTGATGTCCGTGGTCGCCGCCCTCGGGCTGTGGGCGGCCGGTGCCACGGACCTACCGGACAACGCGTTCCCGCGCGTGGTCGCGGCCACCGTCGTCACGGCGGTCGGCGGCACGATCGAAGTCTCGGGCGGCGAGGCCGGAGGCCTCGCCGACACCGAGGCGGGCCTGACGGTGATCCCGCTGTCGGTGACGCTCGCCGGAACGCTGGTCATGGCCGCCGGTTTCCTCCGGCCCCTGCGGCACCGGGCGGTGACGGGCGCACCCGAACTCGCGGGTTGGGCCGCCCGGATCGCCGCACTGTGGGCGCCGGCGCTGATCGGGCTCTCCTACACCGCCCGGCAGACCTTCGCGATCCCGCTCGGCGACTTCGGCGACCTCTTCGGCGCGTCGGCCAGCGCGGGCTTCACCAGCGACACGCCCACGACCGTCTTCTTCGGCCTGCTGTGGCTCGCCGGGGTCCTGGTCATCGCTCTGCTGGTCTCGCGCGGTGCGCCGCTGCCCGCGCGGCTGCTGCGGTTCCAGGAGTCGGTGCGCCCTGCCGCGTACGCCATGGTCGTGCTGCTGCTGTCGTACGTCGCGCTCGGGCTGGTCATCGCGCTGGTGGTGACGGTGACGCGCGGGCATCCGGCCCAGACGCTCGCGGTGGTCCTGCTGGGGCTGCCGAACGTCGTCTGGCTGACGTTCACCATCGGGCTCGGCGCGACCTGGGACGGCCAGGTGGAGGGGCCCTTCGGGCTGCCGATGCCGCATCTGCTGGACCAGGTGATGCGCGGCTCTGACGTGTCCACGCTGAACCTGAAGTCCCTCGCCGAGTTCGACGGCAAGGTGTGGTGGCTGGTGGTCGTGAACGCCGTTCTGCTGCTGATCGCCGCGTTCGTGATGGCGGTGCGGTCGCCGGCCACGATCCGGATCTGGCAGCACGCGGTGCACATGGCGCTCGCCCTCGCGCTCACGGTCCTGATGATCTGTCTCGTCGGCGACATCTCCGCCCACTACGGTCTGTCGGTGCTCGGCATCGGCGACCTCGGCGGCGAGCTGTCGGGGAAGCTGTTTCTGCGACCCCGGCTGTGGTCCACGCTCGGCTTCGCCGTGCTGTGGGGGCTGGTGACGGGGTTCCTGGGCGGGGCGCTGGCGAAGGGGGTGCGGCGGCGGGGCGCCGTCGACGCGGGCGGCGGACGGGAGGGGCGGGTGCCGTAAAAGAGCCCGCCTCTCCCTCGGGCCTAAACGTGCGTGACGTCCGCCTTCGGATGGTCCGTGGCGCGGCGGGCGAGGAGGGACGCGCAGATCTCTCCGGCGCGTACGGCGGTGGTGGACAGGAGGGTGGAGGTGAGGCCGTGGGTGTGTTCGGTGCCGCCATGGAGGTAGATGTCGGCGCTGACGTTCGGGGCGGTGGCCACGCGGTGGTCGCGGCCGACCTTGAGGGCGTCCTCGTCGTCGCGGAGGCAGAGTTTGCCGACCTCGCCGAGGTTGGTGCCGATGCCCCGGGGCTGGTATCCGGTGGCGTAGACGAGGAGGTCGCAGGCGAGGTCCTCGCGTTCGCCGGTGGGCAGGAACTCGACGGTCACACGGACGTCGTCGGTGCCGGCCTCGACCTCGCGGAGCCGGGAGACGTTCATCATCCGTAGCCGCTCGCGGCCCTGGACCTGCTCCCGGTACATGGTCTGCGACAGGGCTTCGATCAACTCCATGTCGACCACGGAGTAGTTGGTGGAGCGGTGGTAGTCGAACAGGGACTGTTTCACCTCGCGGGGCGCGCCGTAGTACAGGTCTACGGCCCCGGGGTCGAAGATCTTGTTGGCGAACGGGCTGTCGTCGGCGGGTGTGTAGCCGTACTTGGCGAAGACGGAGCAGATCTCGGCGTCGGGGAAGCTGCGGTGGAGGTAGTCGACGGCCTCGGCGGCGCTCTGGCCGGCACCCAGGACGACGGCACGGCGTACGGGTGTGCCGGTGCTCGTGAGTCGGTCCACGCGGGGCAGCAACTCGCTGTTGTGCCAGACCCGTTCGGAGCGTTCGGCGCCGGGCGGCAGGTGGGGTTCGAGGCCGGTGGCCACACAGAGGGCTCGGGTGCGGCGGACGGTCAACCGCCCCGGATTCTCCGTGTCACGGCTCGCGACGTCGAAGTAGCGGATCTCGCCGTCCTCGGTGACGGGCTTCACGGAGACGACCTCCGCGGAGTACTCGACGAGGTGCTCCACCCGGGCGGCGGCCCATTCGAAGTAGTCGTGGAACTCTATGCGCAGCGGGAAGAGGGTCTTGAGGTTGAGGAAGTCGACCAGTCTGCCGCGGTCGCGCAGATAGCACAGGAAGCTGAAGTCGCTGGTCGGGTCGCGCATCGTCACCAGGTCCTTGAGGAAGGACACCTGCATGGTGGCGTCGTCGATGAGCATGCCCCGGTGCCAGCCGAACTGCCGCTGTTTTTCCAGGAATCCGATGCGCAGCCCGTCTTCCCCGACTGCGCGAACGGTGTGCTCGTGGAGTGCGATGGCGAGTGCGAGATTCGATGGACCGAACCCGATACCCAGTACGTCGTAGATGGAGTCCGGCCCACTGTGCAGCGTCGTCACCGCGTCTTCGCCTCCCATGAGAGCGGGGATCTCAGTGTCCCCCAAGTGAGAACACAGCCTCCCCCAAGCAGCCACATGTTAGATAAGGTTAGCCTTACCTAGCAATGGCTGAGGAGGGCTCATATGCGGGTCGTCATGTTCGGTTATCAGACCTGGGGACATCGAACGCTGCAGGCTCTGTTGGACTCCGGACACGATGTGGTCCTCGCCGTCACCCATCCCGCGAGCGACCACGCGTACGAGAAGATCTGGAGCGACTCGGTCGCCGATCTGGCCGAACAGCACGGTGTGCCCGTGCTGTTGCGCAACCGGCCGGGCGACGACGAGCTCCTTCGCACGCTCAAGGAGGCCGACCCGGATCTCATCGTGGCGAACAACTGGCGTACGTGGCTGCCGCCCGAGATCTTCGATCTGCCGCCGCACGGCACGCTCAACATCCATGACTCGCTGCTGCCGCGGTACGCCGGTTTCTCGCCGCTGATCTGGGCACTCATCAACGGCGAGCGGGAGGTCGGGGTCACCGCGCACCGCATGGACGCCGAACTCGACATGGGCGATGTGCTGTTGCAGCGCTCGGTGCCGGTAGGGCCCGAGGACACGGCGACGGATCTGTTCCACCGCACGGTCGATCTGATCGGCCCGCTCGTCACCGACTCGCTCGAACTCATCGCCTCCGGCGAGGCGGTGTGGACGGCGCAGGACCGGTCGCGGTCGAGCTTCTTCCACAAACGGTCCCCGGAGGACAGCCGGATCGACTGGACATGGACCGCGGAGGAGTTGGAGCGGTTCGTACGCGCCCAGTCGGACCCGTATCCGAACGCGTTCACGCATCACCGCGGTGAGCGCATCCGGATCGTGTCGGCCGCCGTCTCTGAGGGCCGCTACGGCGGCACCCCGGGCCGGATCTTCATCAAGGAGGGCGACGGCGTCGTCATCGTCGCCGGTGCCGAGGCGCGCTCGGGCCGGCTGCCGGGGCTGGTGGTGAAGCGGGTGCGGACCGAGGACGGCACCGAGCACGCGGCGACGGAGTACTTCCGCACGATGGGCGGTTATCTGACGGCTCGTCCGTAAGTCTGTCGTGACCTCGTGTCGGGTGCCGTCAGCCGGCGGCACCCGACACGGTCACGGTTGCCGAACCGCTGTCGCCCTCGTGGTGGCGACCCATCGGGATGACCATCGGGGTGCGGCTGACCGGGTCCTCGCCGACCACACAGCGCAGTCCGAAGACGTCCTCGACCGTCGCGGCGGTGATGACGTCCGCGGGGGCGCCCTCACCCGCGATCCGGCCCCCCTTCATGGCGATGATGTGGTCGGCGTAACGACAGGCCTGGTTGAGGTCGTGCAGCACCATCACGACTGTGCGGCCCTGATGCCGATTCAGGTCGGTGACGAGGTCCAGGACGTCGATCTGGTGGGCGAGGTCGAGATACGTCGTCGGCTCGTCCAGCAGCAGTACGGGCGTGCCCTGGGCGACTGCCATGGCGATCCAGGCGCGCTGACGCTGGCCGCCGGAGAGTTCGTCGACGGCCCGATGGGCGAGGTCGGTCATGTCGGTGGCTCCGAGCGCCTCGTTCACCGCCGCCTCGTCGGCGGGCGACCACTGCCGCCACCAGGTCTGGTGCGGTGAGCGTCCGCGCCCCACCAGGTCGACGACGGTCAGCCCCTCCGGCGCCACGGGCGACTGCGGGAGGATGCCGAGCTGCTGTGCGAGGGCGCGGGTCGGCATCGAGTGCACCGAGCGGCCGTCGAGGTGGACGGTGCCGGCCTTGGGGGTGAGCAGCCGGGCCAGGGCGCGCAACAGCGTGGACTTGCCGCAGGCGTTGGCGCCGACGATCGCGGTGACGCGACCGGTGGGGATCACCAGGTCGAGGCCGTCCACGACCACCCGGTCGTCGTACGCGAGGCGCAGGCCTTCGGCGCGCAGTTCGGGTCCGAGGGCGCGGTCCTCGGACCCGTGAGCCCGGCGCTCGGGGCCGCCGGGGCCCTCGTGCGTCGCTGTCACGTCGTACGTCGCTGTCGCGTCGCGCGTCGACGACACGTCGTGGTTCGATGACACGTCGTGGTTCGATGACACGTCTTCAGCCTCCTGAACCGGCGCGGTTGGCGCGCACGAGCAGCCACAGCAGTACGGGGGCGCCGAGCACCCCGGTGACGACCCCGACCGGAAGCTCCGTGTCCGGGATGATCTTCCGTGCCACGAGGTCGGACACGAGCACCATGACGGCGCCGGTCAGGCCCGCGGCCACGGGTGGCGGGAACGCGGTGCCGGACAGTCGCTGGGCGACCTGGGGCGCGGCGAGCGCGACGAAGGCGACGGGCCCGGCGGTCGCCGTCCCGAAGGCCACGAGTCCCACGGCGATGAGCAGGACGGCCACCCGGAGGAACTGGACGCGGGTGCCGAGGCCCCGGGCGACGTCGTCCCCGAGTTGCAGGACGCGCAGTTGCCGGCCGAGCAGCAGGGCCGCCGGGACCAGGACGGCCATGGTGAGGGCGAGCGGGCCGATCTGGTCCCAGGTGCGGCCGTTGAGGTTGCCCACGAGCCAGCCGAGCGCGGCCTGTGCCTGGAAGCGCTGGCCGCGGGCCATCAGGTAGTCGGTGGCGCTGGTGCAGATCCAGGAGACTCCGACGCCGACGAGGACGATGCGGTAGCCGGTGGTGCCGCCTTTCCAGGCGAGGACGTACACGAGCAGTCCGGCGGTGAGCGCGCCGAGGAGGCCCAGGCCCTGGGTGCTCAGGCCCGCGTCCCAGCCGAGGACGATGCCGGCGACGACCGCTGTTCCGGCGCCCTGGGTGACGCCCATCAGGTCGGGGCTGGCGAGGGGGTTGTGGGTGACCGTCTGGAGGAGGGCGCCGGAGACGCCGAAGGCGATGCCGACGAGGAGTCCGGCGAGGGCGCGCGGCAGGCGCAGTTCGTGGACGATGAGTTCGGTGCCGGGGTCGCCCGTGCCGAAAACGGCGCGGACGACGTCGCCGAGTGGGAGGGAGATCTCGCCGATGGAGGTCTCCACGCAGAACGCCAGGAAGGCGACGGCCGTGAGGGCCAGGCACACGGCGAGCAGCCGGGGCCGTACGACCCCGGAGACGGGCGGCACGGGCAGCCGGAAGGTGATCCGTGTGGCGGAGCGGCGGGGTGCCGTCCGGTCGGTGGTGTCGCTTCGGCCCGTTCCGGGTGCGAGTCGGGTGGTCATGGGCTCACGGCTCCAGGCGTCGGGTCGGCAGGGGCACATGGCTCCACGTATGTGCTCTCCGCGTGTCCGGTCGCACCGGGCCGCCGTTCCGCGGGTTCCGCACCTTCGTCGTCATGGCGCTCACAGCTCCGCGAGTCGGCGGCGGCGGACCAGGGCGATGAAGAAGGGGCCGCCGATGAAGGCGACGAGGATGCCGGCCTGGATCTCGACGGGGCGGGCGATCAGGCGTCCGGCGATGTCGGCGGTGAGCAGGAGGCAGGGGGCGAGGACGGCCGACAGGGGCAGCAGCCAGCGGTGGTCGGGGCCGAGGCCGGCCGCCTGGGCGAGGACGCGGGCGATGTGCGGGACGACGAGGCCGACGAAGACGACGGGCCCGATGACGGCGACCGCTCCCCCGGTGAGGAGGGTGACCGCCACGACCCCTTGGACGCGTACGAGGCCGAGTTTGAGGCCGAGCGACTTCGCCACGTCGTCGCCGAGCGCGAGGCTGTTCAGTGCGGGAGCGCAGGCCAGGGCGAGGAGCGCGCCGACGGCGAGGAACGGCAGGACGCGGAGCAGGACCCCGTCGTCCTGGTTGGCGAGGGAGCCCGCGTTCCAGAAGCGGTAGCGGTTGAGGGCGTCCGGATCGGTCAGGGCGATGGAGCTCGTCAGCGAGAACAGCAGCGAGGTCACGGCGACACCGGCGAGGGCGAGTTTGACCGGGGTGGAGCCGGACCGGCCGAGCCCGCCGAGCAGATACACCAGGACACTCGCGACGAAGGCACCGCCGAACGCGAACCAGATGTACCCGTACGCCGAGCTGATGCCGAGCACTCCGACCGACAGGACCACGGCGAAGGCCGCGCCCGCGCTGACGCCGAGGATGCCCGGGTCGGCCAGGGGGTTGCGGGTCAGCGCCTGCATCAGCGCGCCAGCGAGGCCCAGCGCGGCTCCGGTGGCCAGACCGAGGGCGGTGCGGGGCAGCCGTACGGACCAGATCACATTGTCGATACGGGAGCTGGGCGCGCCGCCGAGCAGGGTGTGCCAGACCTGGTCGAGCGGGACGCTCAGCGCGCCGAACGCCATCGACAGGGCGCACAGCACGAGCAGCGCCGCGCCGGAGAGGGCGAGCAGGATCACCGCGCGGGGGCCTTTCGCCGCCCGGACCGTCGAGGTCCCCACGTCTTCAACTTCCTTTGCTGAGGCTTGCCTTAACTGTAGGCCCGAAAACGCTGGCCCGAAGGGCCGTTGAGCTGTCGGACTCCCGTGGATCGCCGCTCCGCTCCCCGGGGAGCTCACCTTTGAGCACCCTGTGAATTAGGTAACCCTTACCTTAGTATGTCGGCGATCCCCGGCCCAGGTCCGGGACCCCGACCCGCTGGGGAGGCTCACTGCTGTGTGCGGTTCCGAGGAAGTCCTGGCCCATTGGCGGCGGTTGCTCACCCCGCTTCCGCTCGAGATCTCACTGCCCGCCGATCGGCCGCATCCTCAGCATCCGGTCCCGGAGCGGGAGTCCCGCACACTGGCCGGGGTCCCCGACGCCCCCGACGGGGTGCGCCTCGCGGCCTTCGTCGCCCTGCTGCACCGCTATACCGGGGCGACGGATCTGACCGTGGGGTACGACGGGCTCCCGGTGCGGGTGTCCGTCGAACACGAGCCAACCTTCGCGGAGTTGACGCGCCGGGTGACGCAGGCGTGGGAGGAGGCCGAGGCACAACGGGTGCCGTTCGGTCTCCTGGTGGACGAGCTGCGGCCCCGGCCGACGCGGGGCGGCGGCCTGTTCTTCAACACGGCCCTGGCCACGGCCGACCGTCCCGCCGGTGAACTGCCCGCCCCGGTCGACGTGCTGCTGGACGTCGACGGCGGTGTGGCGCGGGCGGCGTACTCCCCCGCCCTCTTCGACGCCACGACCGTCGACCGGCTCCTCGGCCACTACCGCGCCCTCCTCTCCGACGCGCTGGCCCGGCCCGAAGCACCGGTCGCGCGGCTTGAGTTGATGGGGCCGGAGGAGGTCCGCCGGGTGATCCTGGACTGGAACGCCACCGAGCACGCGGTTCCGGCCGGCACCTGGCCCGCGATGTTCGCCGAGCAGGTGCGGGTGCGGCCGGACGCCGTCGCCCTGGTCTTCGAGGATGAGGAACTCACCTACGCCGAACTGGACGAGCGGGCCAACCGCCTCGCCCACGCGCTGATCGCGCGCGGTGCCGGTCCCGAGCGGATCGTCGCGCTGGCGCTGCCGCGTTCCGTCGAGCTGTTCGTCGCCGAGGTCGCCGTCCTGAAGTCGGGCGCCGCCTATCTGCCGATCGACCACGACTATCCGGCGGACCGCATCGCGTACATGCTCGGCGACGCCCGGCCGGTGTGCATGGTCACCACGCAGGAGACCGCCCGGGATCTGCCCGAGCCCGGTCCGGGTGACGACGGCATGGCGCTGGTCACCCTCGACTCCCTCGCCACGGCCGCCGAGTTGGCGCGGCGACCGGCCCACGACCCCACGGACGCCGACCGCGGGGCGCCCCTCACCACGCTCAGCGCCGCGTACGTGATCTACACCTCGGGCTCGACCGGCCGCCCCAAGGGGGTGGTGCTCGCGCACAGCGGAGTGGCGAAACTGGTCGCCACGCAGAGCGAGCGGTTCGGGATCGGTCCGCACAGCCGGGTGCTGCAGTTCGCCTCGCCGAGTTTCGACGTGGCGTTCTGGGACCTGTGCCTCGGGCTGCTCTCCGGCGGCCGGCTCGTCGTCGTACCGGCCGAACTGCGGGTGCCGGGAGCGCCGCTCGCGGACTACGCGAACGCGCACGGCATCACGTTCATGATCCTGCCGCCCGCGCTGCTCGCCGCGATGCCGGACGATGTGCGGCTGCCGCCGACCGCCACGCTTCTGGCCGGTACCGAGCGGGTCTCGCCCGAGCTGGTGGGGCGGTACGCGCGTGGCCGGATGATGTTCAACGCGTACGGTCCGACCGAGGCGACCACCAACTCCACGCTCGGACTGTGCGATCCGGACACCCCGGCGGGGGCGATCGTGCCGATCGGCGTGCCCGACCCCGGGACGCGGGCCTATGTCCTGGACGCGTTCCTGCGGCCGGTGCCCGCCGGTGTCACGGGTGAGCTGTATCTGGGCGGGGCGGGTCTGGCACGCGGCTATCTCGGGCGGCCGGACCTGACCGCCGAGCGGTTCGTCGCCGACCCGTTCGGGGCGCCCGGCGAACGGCTGTACCGCACGGGCGACCTGGTCCGCTGGAAGGCCGACGGGCGCCTCGAGTTCCTCGGCCGGGCCGACGCACAGGTCAAGATCCGCGGCTTCCGTATCGAGCCGGGCGAGATCGAGTCGGTGCTGCGCGGCCATCCGGCCGTGGACCAGGTCACCGTGGTCGTCCGCGAGG belongs to Streptomyces graminofaciens and includes:
- a CDS encoding streptophobe family protein — protein: MSPQTLRPPEAPPERAVARHGWAQALVTVLAGLIVMSVVAALGLWAAGATDLPDNAFPRVVAATVVTAVGGTIEVSGGEAGGLADTEAGLTVIPLSVTLAGTLVMAAGFLRPLRHRAVTGAPELAGWAARIAALWAPALIGLSYTARQTFAIPLGDFGDLFGASASAGFTSDTPTTVFFGLLWLAGVLVIALLVSRGAPLPARLLRFQESVRPAAYAMVVLLLSYVALGLVIALVVTVTRGHPAQTLAVVLLGLPNVVWLTFTIGLGATWDGQVEGPFGLPMPHLLDQVMRGSDVSTLNLKSLAEFDGKVWWLVVVNAVLLLIAAFVMAVRSPATIRIWQHAVHMALALALTVLMICLVGDISAHYGLSVLGIGDLGGELSGKLFLRPRLWSTLGFAVLWGLVTGFLGGALAKGVRRRGAVDAGGGREGRVP
- a CDS encoding lysine N(6)-hydroxylase/L-ornithine N(5)-oxygenase family protein, which encodes MGGEDAVTTLHSGPDSIYDVLGIGFGPSNLALAIALHEHTVRAVGEDGLRIGFLEKQRQFGWHRGMLIDDATMQVSFLKDLVTMRDPTSDFSFLCYLRDRGRLVDFLNLKTLFPLRIEFHDYFEWAAARVEHLVEYSAEVVSVKPVTEDGEIRYFDVASRDTENPGRLTVRRTRALCVATGLEPHLPPGAERSERVWHNSELLPRVDRLTSTGTPVRRAVVLGAGQSAAEAVDYLHRSFPDAEICSVFAKYGYTPADDSPFANKIFDPGAVDLYYGAPREVKQSLFDYHRSTNYSVVDMELIEALSQTMYREQVQGRERLRMMNVSRLREVEAGTDDVRVTVEFLPTGEREDLACDLLVYATGYQPRGIGTNLGEVGKLCLRDDEDALKVGRDHRVATAPNVSADIYLHGGTEHTHGLTSTLLSTTAVRAGEICASLLARRATDHPKADVTHV
- a CDS encoding methionyl-tRNA formyltransferase encodes the protein MRVVMFGYQTWGHRTLQALLDSGHDVVLAVTHPASDHAYEKIWSDSVADLAEQHGVPVLLRNRPGDDELLRTLKEADPDLIVANNWRTWLPPEIFDLPPHGTLNIHDSLLPRYAGFSPLIWALINGEREVGVTAHRMDAELDMGDVLLQRSVPVGPEDTATDLFHRTVDLIGPLVTDSLELIASGEAVWTAQDRSRSSFFHKRSPEDSRIDWTWTAEELERFVRAQSDPYPNAFTHHRGERIRIVSAAVSEGRYGGTPGRIFIKEGDGVVIVAGAEARSGRLPGLVVKRVRTEDGTEHAATEYFRTMGGYLTARP
- a CDS encoding ABC transporter ATP-binding protein; translation: MRAEGLRLAYDDRVVVDGLDLVIPTGRVTAIVGANACGKSTLLRALARLLTPKAGTVHLDGRSVHSMPTRALAQQLGILPQSPVAPEGLTVVDLVGRGRSPHQTWWRQWSPADEAAVNEALGATDMTDLAHRAVDELSGGQRQRAWIAMAVAQGTPVLLLDEPTTYLDLAHQIDVLDLVTDLNRHQGRTVVMVLHDLNQACRYADHIIAMKGGRIAGEGAPADVITAATVEDVFGLRCVVGEDPVSRTPMVIPMGRHHEGDSGSATVTVSGAAG
- a CDS encoding FecCD family ABC transporter permease — its product is MTTRLAPGTGRSDTTDRTAPRRSATRITFRLPVPPVSGVVRPRLLAVCLALTAVAFLAFCVETSIGEISLPLGDVVRAVFGTGDPGTELIVHELRLPRALAGLLVGIAFGVSGALLQTVTHNPLASPDLMGVTQGAGTAVVAGIVLGWDAGLSTQGLGLLGALTAGLLVYVLAWKGGTTGYRIVLVGVGVSWICTSATDYLMARGQRFQAQAALGWLVGNLNGRTWDQIGPLALTMAVLVPAALLLGRQLRVLQLGDDVARGLGTRVQFLRVAVLLIAVGLVAFGTATAGPVAFVALAAPQVAQRLSGTAFPPPVAAGLTGAVMVLVSDLVARKIIPDTELPVGVVTGVLGAPVLLWLLVRANRAGSGG
- a CDS encoding FecCD family ABC transporter permease; translation: MGTSTVRAAKGPRAVILLALSGAALLVLCALSMAFGALSVPLDQVWHTLLGGAPSSRIDNVIWSVRLPRTALGLATGAALGLAGALMQALTRNPLADPGILGVSAGAAFAVVLSVGVLGISSAYGYIWFAFGGAFVASVLVYLLGGLGRSGSTPVKLALAGVAVTSLLFSLTSSIALTDPDALNRYRFWNAGSLANQDDGVLLRVLPFLAVGALLALACAPALNSLALGDDVAKSLGLKLGLVRVQGVVAVTLLTGGAVAVIGPVVFVGLVVPHIARVLAQAAGLGPDHRWLLPLSAVLAPCLLLTADIAGRLIARPVEIQAGILVAFIGGPFFIALVRRRRLAEL